AAGAGAGTGTTACTTctagtatcacccatgaagggtgtaatgaggttcgaaaaaaaggacaagttgagccctaggtatattggaccttttgagattctggaaagAGTGGGAaaagtggcttacaggcttgcgttgccacccagtttagcagctgttcatccggtattccatgtgtccatgcttcgaaagtatcatggtgatccgtcccatgtattagatttcagctctgtccaattggacaaggatttgacttacgaggaggagccggtggcaattctagcccggcaagttcgccagttgagatcaaagagttacccttcagttcgagtgcagtggagcggtcagcctattgaggtagctacttgggagtctgagtccaatatgcagagtagatatccccaccttttcaccagcccaagtacttttctatgttcgttcgaggacgaacggttgttttagaggtggagaatgtgatgacccaaaaggtcatcttatgttttagaactcgaatatgcgttCTTAAGCCTTGAaagtctcatttttaccctccttgatttacgtgcgcagttcgGGCAGGTTTTCGTGCTCAGATCCGTACTTTGATGGtaccggtaggtccgtatcgaattatgggacttgagcgtatgcccggaatcgaattcggaggtccctagcttgagttatgaatttttgataaaaattaaaagtttgaaaattatttatttttaaaaattgattgatatttggcattattagtatcgggtccgtattttggttccgaagcccggtacaggttcattatgatatttaagacacgtctgtgaaatttggtgagaaacgtagttgatttgacgtgattcagtcgtccagttgagaaaatagaaattttaaagtgttcttgagaatttcatttgatttggtgcttaaatttagagttctaggtgttattttggcgatttgatcacgcgagcaggtccgtatgatatttttagacttgtgtgcatgtttggtttggagccctgagggctcgggtgagtttcggataggccacagggtgttttggacttagaaaatctgagatttttgctgTAGCAGCTATTCTGGTGTgccattcttcgcattcgcgtaggtagtgtcgcgaacaCGAAAGGTAAAATGAGGGCAGAGGAATTtctttcttcgcgaatgcgattggctggtcgcgaacgcgaagcgttgggggtggtacctttcgcgaacgcgatctgtcTCGCGCGAACGCCATAGtctaagggacctgggggaggggagtcatgttcttctacgcgaacgcgtctactgggttgcgaacgcgaaggcttgggggagatgccttacgcgaacgcatagatagactcgcgaacgcgaaggccttaggccgctgtgcatcgcgatcgcgacaggcctctcgcgaacgcgatgaaggcctgtccagtgacttaaaacagactccaagcacgggtttaagccatttcttcaatatttttcaagaaccaaacgggtagaggcgattttcaagagccattttcttccccaaagtgttggtaagtgattctaaaccattttctttcaattacccataatattttatgaattatcaacctaaaaatctagagttttcatgatagaattaggggttagggtagaaactaggaatttcggaaatttgaggatttagaccccaatttgaggtcggattccaaaactaattacttattcgggctcgggagtgaatgggtaaaaggattttggttcgaacctcgaattttgaccaagcgggtccggggttaATTTTTCGACTCTTTGGagtaaaatttgggaaatttaatttatgaaatataattgattcctttagcaatatttgataatattgagtcatttttgaatagatacaagtggtttggaagtgaattccaaagaaaaagctgtgattgagaattaagtggaattcggagcgaggtaagtgtcgtgtctaactttggcttgagggaataggtattatgtgttcatttgctaagtgtttggttgttaaatacgatgtataggtgaggtgacgagcatctatgcgtcgttgtcgagtcatagcatgcgagtgaaattctattcttgtctattttgtagccttaaattctactatccatgcttagcgggttatttgaaatattgggtgactcatatctggtttcactaaGATTTgataactttcgaatattgattcaaggttgagattacattgtactattgattatgggtaaaatactggttcctttgtgatactcttatttATCCGTTATTATCGAttctgtgattggtgaggaggagtgtaaagcacgaagggtgataccgtgcatgctttatttatattgtgaggaagagtgtaaagcacgaagggtgataccgtgcatgctttatttatattgtgaggaagagtgtaaagcacgaagggtgatgccgtgcatgctttatttatattgtgaggaagaatgtaaagcacgaagggtgatgccgtgcatgcttatttatattgtgaggaagagtgtaaagcacgaagggtgatgccgtgtatattatgagaggtttaatgcacgaagggtgatgccgtgccgttctatttatttatttagtgaagttgagagtaaaagcacgaagggtgatgtcgtgcagttttcctttgctgttttaattgctcaattcatttaaagattttctgtttaatttatcttttcattattctcactctttatattgtattccccactgtatgtccccttcctattatttctgtattatttctttatttactgttattgccactagcatgattatattgttcaggttatatgtgggtgtcttgtcctagcctcgtcactacttcgccgaggttaggctcgacacttactagtacatgaggtcggttgtattgatgctgcactctgcactttctgtgtagattttgataccggctcaggttgatcgagatttactattggtccgctgtccggagactcaaggtagatctgtcggcgttcacagaccttgaagtccccgtctatcttttatgtcctactgttttctttcattcagacagttgtattttttttccagactattacttgtagtaaattctagaatgctcgtgaattgtgattccagatccgggtggtagtaattaatacagttttataatattttgtacttattatattttatcttagttaattattattatttactgaataaaaataaggaattggtttaacgattttctaacgttggcttgcctagcaagtgaaatgttaggcgccatcacggtcccgtcagtgAGAAATTTCGAGTCCTGCCACAAATATGAATAAAAGTTACAATTTTGTATGGATGAACTCATTAGGAAATGGATGGACTGGAACGTGTGATGAATGCTGCACGGCCATGGCAGCTGCTTAGATCTCCATGTCGcctagagagaggagagagaaatAAGATATTATGCGGTGATTTTGGGAGAGAATAAACtgaaagaatgagagagaaaaaTATTAGACAACATATTTAATGACTTAACGGTAGGAAGTgaccataaatacatattttgctataaaatctAAAAGGTatctatagaaaataatattttaaaagggtttttatttataataaatagggtgtaaaactttgctataggaggtaaaatttcctaTAATTAATGAATGGAAAGAAATACAAAATTAATAGCTCTATTAAACTATAATCCATGAAGGGATTGCAGAGTAGCAAAGATTTACTCCGTAGATAGAGGTTTTCCAAAAGTGAAAGACTAGAGAGTTCATTTCTTCCTCATGgaaatattatatatttaataGGTGAAGAACTAATTATCGAGTAATTATAAAGAGTTACAAAAGTATGGAgcgaaaatcaaaataaaaattaagaTAAATAAAAGGATTTAATGTATTATAGAGTTGTGAAATTGTAATCTTTAAAATCCTTGTGGTTTGGTATTGATCAGATTTCAGAAATtaaacacacacatacacatcAACACCTACTACAAAATTGATGCCCTTAATTATTGTTGTGTTAGTCTAAACTCTATTCAATGTAAATTATTAGGCAAAAATTGTAGTTGGAGAAATATGTGACTTTTTAAACATTATTACATACGTTCAACCAGCTTAATTATCAACAAAAACACCATTACTTAATGATAGAGGACACAGTAACATTTAAACAAACAACAAAATCATTAATTTTCAAGACAATTTTGAGCATATTGGAAATTTTAGGGTTCAATAATGCGCACTAATCACTATTATCATGAATTACCCCCTCTTACTCCACTTTTATTAGAGGGACAGAAAGAAATTAAAAGAATGGATAAGAGAAAAATATATATCATATAGCTTGAAAATTTAGTGTAATGTATATGTTCTGTAtatgaaattataatttgaacAAGTATATAAACCTAAATTCTTCTTGTGGTTCACTGGTGTTTGATTGGAGTACAAGATTCTAATTGAAACAACAAATTAACTTAGGGAGTCATATTCCTTATTTGATAGAAAAACCAAAGAAAAATGGAACAAATTGTAGCAAGTAAAGATAACAACCACTATCTTATCACAATTCACCCACTCAACAAAATTATCCAACGATTTATTAATTAAAAAGAACCTTCATAATTTAGCTTGTGACCACATCTGATGTCACTTTCTTACATAATTCTGGGTTCCATTAAACCAAATAGATGTAATTCGTCAATCAATTACGGCCCCTTTGAATATTTAATTGCTATTTTAATTTAAACATTTCAATcaataaattctttgaatatttAGACAGCACATATCTATTTGTACTTAATTTCTCTCGGTAGAATAATAGGTATTCCTTCATTCTTAATTAAAGATCTTGAGTTCTCTGAGAAGACAACAACAATTTGTAGGGAACAGTTTACCTTCCCGAGTAAGATTTTCCGATATAAATCTAAATTATTGGATTTCTAAAGCGAGTACTATTCAAAGGAAGTAGGCGAAAGGAGTCTTCCCTTTGTCGCCTTGCCAAAAACATAATGTATAGCTAGAAAATTGCCACCATATATGGCAAGTGTCATCCAACTAGCACAAGCTTCATATAGTAGAAGtttatcttttcttctttcattttatATCTTCAATTCGATTAGATTGTTCATACTTAAAAGCAAAGATGAGGGTGTTAATCTTTCAATAAATAGTTTTGATTCCTCAAACTTTGAATTTTTTTATACTTTTAAGCCACTTCAGTTCGAACCCCTTTTCAGTTTTATGTCATCAACAACTCATTTACTTGGTGTTTTACCAATGACTTGTTATTAAGCTACCAAAATCCAATGTTTTAAGGAGTGTTTAACGCTCAAGCAAATGTTTAGTCTTAAGTAAGTGCTTTCATCAacactttttggagtttttgtgAGGAAAACATCACAGTCGATCCCTATGTTTATCATGGCTAATCCAATTAGCTATACATCTTTCTCTTCTAACCACCCCCACCTCCATCCAACCCCAAATTTAaacagaaaagaagaaaaaacgaTCACTCTACCTCAACTCTTATTATTCTTAGTATTTCTGTTTATAACCAATTCGTATCctttaaaattcattaaaagaAGAAACGCCTTTTATTATCAAGGCTCACACCCGTGACACATTATTATtagttgattattattattattattattattcacctACTACTTCTCTGCTGATTAAGGAAAGCTTCACAAAGCAGATTCTCCATATAAGGGTAGGAGAACTTAACTTTTGTTATCTAGCTACCATTTGTCTTTCTCATTATACTTTGACTATTTAATAAAATGCCACCTAGCTATctccatttcttttctttttttctttttgtttctttaaAAGACAATCTTCACCAATATATGTCATAACTAAaccataaaattttaataatagAAACGTTAAGAATCGGTCTATTGAATATTTTTAAGGTGATGGAGGTGTTAAAAGAGAAGAAATTCGTTGGAATATATCAgagttaaaaatttaaaaacaaaacaaaaaattacTGAATCTAGAGAAAGGCTAAGCCGGCTGAGCCGGCTCTTATATATATTGTTATATTTACTAGAGTTTGCTTCATATATAGCAAACGAAGTCCTCTTCTTAAATCCACTCTTTGCGGCCAAATTTCCTTATAAGTAATGGACCCTTCTCATATTCTACTACATTTTATACAAAGTAGTCCCATATTATTCACCACTTGTTAATATTCTCTTTGGCCTTCTTCTTTAGTAATTTGTGTTCCTTTGCAATAGCAAGAAGCTATATTAGAATAAAGACAGAAAAGTTAACAAGAAAAAATGGCAGGGTTTGATGAAGTTGGTGGTGGAGAAGAACATTTTCTTGATCCTGTTATCTTTGAACTTAATAGTTTGCACAACCAACTCAAAGGTTCTCTTCCTTAATTCCTCACCCCCAAAACCCTTATTTTTAGTTTTTcacttgttttttttttaattgccaAAGTTGATgtccttgagtcgagggtctatcaaaAATAGTTTCTCTACCTTGttgtagaggtaaggtctgcgtacacattacccttcctagaccccacttgtgggattacactgggtttattgttgttgtagaaCAAGTTCATATCGTTTCTTGAATTTGCATTGATGAGTATTTTGGTTAGCTAGCTATATGTTTTGTTTTAATGGTGTTTGCTTCTACTTAAGAATGTTTGGAACAAACTTATCTCATTGTTTTGTTAATTACAACCAATGTACGTGCATGTCTTGACCTTCTCTCattcttcttctcttttcttaCGAAACAAAGGAAAACCTGCGAGTTTCTTTTTCCTTCGTTTTTTTGGAGTATGGATATACTACTCGATCTATTATCGTTTCAATAATATAACTATACTTATTTAATTTTTACCAAAGTTCTATAAATGTTATAGAAATACTTTTAGTGCTTAAAAATGTGCTTTTTAGTATTTCTTTTAGTAGAATTTAAGAATATTTTGTGACATTTATTTTGGGAGGAAGGAAATTCTTTAAAGAAGCTCAAGAGGTGAGGTATTTTATATGCAAAGCTATAGTTAGAGCTATGAATTTCTCTTAGGTTATTTCTTGGACAAGTCGAGACAAAATCAGCATGTTTATGGGAATCGGTGCGGTGAGATACCGTAACGGAAAATATATGTTGTTGTAAACATTCTTAGacaaagagaatatatgttttttaATTTAGTTGCAACATTCTTAGGTAACCTTTCATTTTCATGTAATTGATTTGAGTGGCTCTCTGAAAAGCTTGGATTTCAGCTGAAGTATTTTCATTTTTAGCAACTGTTCTTTTTGTAGCTTAAAGAGACAACAtttgtgatgcattacattttaGAAACATTCAAAATTCCACTAACCACGGTTGTGGTGGAGTCATAATTATTCTTCATCCTTAACCAGATGTCTCGGGTTGAGTCTTGGGTATGGAGTCGCCTTTGTTAGGCAACCCCTCAATGTAGGACTTTCTGGCGAGAATTCATATTTAATCGGACCCGAATACAGATACCGGACACCGGGCGGGAAACCAAAAAAAACATTCAAAATTCCAATTTATTGAATTACTTTCAAGTAATCTTGCTCTGAAAATTTCCAGAGAAGAAGAGAGAACTTGGAGCAGCTCAAAGTGAAATAAAGGCATTGAAAACAACAGATGTCCTCAAAGACATGGCACTTGAAGAGGTACTACCTTCACCAATTTTGACAAAAAAATAATCAACTTTCTTTCTATTTGTGGGCTAAGGATAATTGCTAATTTGGCTTGGCTTTCCATTACTCtgttaaataaaaaattatccCTTTCAAATTATATGGTTGGATCAGGGGCGGAACCTCCGTAGGCTAAGAGGGTGTCAACCGACATTatttcgtcgaaaaattacactgtgtagttgtatcaaaaatttatttttatgtatatatactatatattgaATCTCATTTGCTTTTTCGtatatttatttctttatattttggcATTCCTCAATAAAATTCCCGGCTTTGTCACTGGGTGAGATTTGACTATGCACAGAGTTTAAGAGAAAAAGGACTTGTAAAACTTATAGTTTTATATATGCGACGACATTTATGTTACTCTAAAAGTACGTttttaaggataaaataaaaagttCAAAATTGACGGGAGCGTTAGTATACCAAAGAGTTTATAGAATCTACTTTCTAAAATTTCAAGTCATCTAGCTAGATTCAGTATCAGAATCTTGCTCGTCCTACTTTCAAGATGAAGGATGCTACAATCCTAAATATGGTGTACAATCTAATTAGTTGCCTAAAGATTAGCTTATGACAAATATAAATATGAAGTTCTACAGATACAAAGTTAATAAAAGAAGATTAAAGTGTATAAGGATGAAGACTTGTACAAATATGAAACTGCACATTTACTTGTTATCCTTGAGCTTACCATAATTTACTTGACAATCCAATTCCATTTTTTACAGCTTGGTAGTAAAGTTCAAAGACTGGAAGAAAAACTGAAAATCAACGAAAACCTTCTTGAACAAAAGGTTTGTCATTTAATCTCTTTGTTTAGTCTGACTTAGAAAGCAACCATTTAGTTTATATACTAAAAAAAAGGTCCTAAGTTTTTTTGGTGTTGATCACCAAATAATGCAGAATCTTGATATCAAGAATCTCAGTAATGAGAAGAAAGAAGCTCTAGCTGCACAATATGCTGCTGAAGCAACTCTTAGAAGAGTGTATGCAGACCAGAAGGACGACGACTCGCCTCCTATTGAGTCCATTGTTGCTCCTCTTGAAGCAGAGATTAAGATGTATAAGTATGAGGTATGTATATACATATATTGAAATGCTAAAACTTTGGAGCAACGGTCAAGTTGTCTCTATGTGAACTATATGTTACGGGTTCGAGCCATGAAATCAGCCACTGATGCTTGCATCAGGGTAAACTGCCTACATCACACCtccttggggtgcggcccttccccgtaCCCTCCATGAACGttggatgctttgtgcaccggttGCCCGCTAAAATTTCATTCCACATGTTTCTTTTTtgttctattttgtgtgtttttcttttcttcaGATTGCAGCATTACAAGAGGATATAAGGGCTTTGGAAAGACATACTAAGTCAAAAGAAGCAGCATTAATTGAAGCAGAAAGGATACTAAAAAGTGCACTTGAACGAGCATTAATAGTTGAAGAGGTTCAGAATCAGAACTTTGAGCTGAGAAGACAAATTGAAATCTGCCAGGCATGAGTTACAAAACCAGAATATAACAACTTACTGTACTATATTATTTAATTGCAGATTAGTAGATAGATAGCACAACTTGAATTACTATCCTCATTTACAGGAGGAACACAAGATACTTGACAAGTCGAATCGTCAAAAGATTTTAGAAGTCGAAAAGCTTACTCAAACTATTAAAGAGCTTGAGGAGGCTATTCTTGCTGGAGGAGCAGCTGCTAACAAGATTCGCGACTGTCAACGACAAATCTCTGAACTACAAGTAAAAAGAAACCACACCTAGAAACAAGCCAAAGTCTACAAACTTAATTAATAATATTCTTGATCGACTGATTGGAGCTTTTCATGAACTCGTAGGAGGAGAAGAGGACATTGGAAAGGGAACTAGCACGACTCAAGATTTCAGCAAACAGAGTAGCAAGTGTCGTGGCAAACGAGTGGAAAGATGAGAATGACAAAGTTATGCCTGTAAAACAGTGGCTAGAAGAGAGAAGGCTGTTGCAGGTCACTAGAGCAGTATACTAATAACTGCAAGTAAATAAGAATTAACTAATTACTAAGATTTCTTTAAGTAAATTTTGCACATTTGTATTGTAGGCAGAGATGCAACGACTAAGAGACAAACTCACCATATCAGAAAGAACTGCAAAGGCTGAAGCACAAATCAAGGTGAGCTTTTGTTTGTACATATACCACAAAGATTCTTGATATTATACTTATGTATTCTCTCATCTTTTAAATATTTGCCTATAGGACAAGCTGAAATTGAGGCTCAAGACTTTAGAAGATGGCCTAAAGCCAACAGCCAGTGTCTCTGCCATTCCTAATGGATCCCTAAAAACTCGAAAGACTGACCATTTGTTTAGTATTTTGTCAAGCAATGCTGGACTGAAAAAGCGATCAACATCTCAACCAAGGGCGTCTACCATCAACAAAACTTCTGAGCAGCAAAGTTTggagaaaataaaatattatgcTTCTATAGAAACAAGGAAATTCAACAAGGAAGCCTTTGGAGATAGCTTCCTGAAGAAGAGCCTATGGGCTTCTCGAAATAAGGTTGTTAACAGTGCTGAAAAGGAAAATGGAGAACTCAGAGAAAATTTTAATGGGCATATATATAGCAAGGAAATGACAGAAACACAGAAAATCAAGAATAGGGCTGGTGAAGAAATAGAGAATAATAAGAACAGTGGAAGCAGCGAGAGCAATGATAACGATATGGTATCAGGATTTTTATACGATAGGCTTCAGAAAGAGGTACTATGTTTAAGGAAGTTTTGTGAGACAAAAGAGTCTGCTTTGAATGCTAAAGATGAAGAAATCAAGGTGAAGTAAAGTATTACCATAAACAATATTTTCTTGTCCTTTACACCATGAACTCCTTGACAGAAGTATCACTGTTCCTTTCAATTTTTGTTTACTACTAATTAAAATTTTAGAAGGGGAATCTTatcgtaactggtaaagttgttgccatgtgaccaggaggtcacgggttcgagctgtggaaacagcctcttgcagaaatgcagggtaaggctgcggacaatagacccttgtggtccggccctttcccggaccccgcgcatagcaggagcttagtgcaccgggctgccctttttactAATTATAATTTTCCTTAATGGGGTTTCCAGATACTAATGAAGAAGATTGAGACATTAAACAAAGCCATAGAAGTTGAATGTAGGAAAATGAAGAGAGAAGCAGCTATAAGAGAGAAAGATTCAGTATCAACAAAGCCAGATGACAATACAAGAAGCAGAAACTCATTAACAAGGTCTCCATTTCCTCTCTTCTTTTTACTTTTTCTATGCAGAGATCAAATCACTGATCCAGTATATTAATTACTTCATATGCTGTTCCGCAGCTCCATTGGGGTCAAAGCATCTTGAAGAAAAAGATTAAGCAGATTAtacttgtatatatatacaaattgcAATTGAGTGAGTAGCTGCAGGAATAAAGTTCCAATTAATTTGTAAAGTGAGGAACTGACTTAGTTACATTTTGGAGGGTGATTCTTTCctactttctcttttctttctttaccTTTCTACCATTCTACGTGGTTGGAATTCAATAAGTATACTGGAAGTTAATTCGGTTTGCTCTATACCTTTCTTTTATATGCTGTAACTATTCGAAAATTTCATCAGCCATACTGGAAAGTGGAAAACATGTATTTACGTATCCTAAATTTGGGCCTATAATAGAAGTAAAATAACAAAAGGAGAAATTGAatatttgtatgttatagccctgATAATTAAACTCAGGGGTGGCAAGTAAAAATGGCCACCCTTCTTGAGGTCTCTCTCCCAAAATTTAATGTTCTTTCTGCATGTACAATGTTAGAAATGGGGGAAAGTTGTGCTGGTTTTTCTCCTACACAAAATGGTAAAGAGATGGAGCTAGCTTCTATCATCTTGCTCTAATAACACTCTACAACTCTGGAATTGTATCTAAAGATGGTCTCCATTTCTTACTTCTTTTTCTTCCCCTAAAGGATCGACCACGAGTTTTCCCAGATTGGAGATCCTTAACATTATTCACAAGGATTTCTAGCTGCTTCTTTGTCAATACAATCTTGACTTTCTGGCTCTTGCAACTATCACCATTACTGGAATAGTATTGCGAAACGAGATAATAAAGCTCGGCATATCTCAGCTTCTGCGTATGCTGAGAGCAAATGGTTT
This sequence is a window from Nicotiana tomentosiformis chromosome 5, ASM39032v3, whole genome shotgun sequence. Protein-coding genes within it:
- the LOC104088751 gene encoding microtubule-associated protein 70-5-like — translated: MAGFDEVGGGEEHFLDPVIFELNSLHNQLKEKKRELGAAQSEIKALKTTDVLKDMALEELGSKVQRLEEKLKINENLLEQKNLDIKNLSNEKKEALAAQYAAEATLRRVYADQKDDDSPPIESIVAPLEAEIKMYKYEIAALQEDIRALERHTKSKEAALIEAERILKSALERALIVEEVQNQNFELRRQIEICQEEHKILDKSNRQKILEVEKLTQTIKELEEAILAGGAAANKIRDCQRQISELQEEKRTLERELARLKISANRVASVVANEWKDENDKVMPVKQWLEERRLLQAEMQRLRDKLTISERTAKAEAQIKDKLKLRLKTLEDGLKPTASVSAIPNGSLKTRKTDHLFSILSSNAGLKKRSTSQPRASTINKTSEQQSLEKIKYYASIETRKFNKEAFGDSFLKKSLWASRNKVVNSAEKENGELRENFNGHIYSKEMTETQKIKNRAGEEIENNKNSGSSESNDNDMVSGFLYDRLQKEVLCLRKFCETKESALNAKDEEIKILMKKIETLNKAIEVECRKMKREAAIREKDSVSTKPDDNTRSRNSLTSSIGVKAS